From Synoicihabitans lomoniglobus, the proteins below share one genomic window:
- a CDS encoding ABC transporter permease: MSKLSGLRTRLRRAFQRGAMDQQMLDEMKHHLDEETARRIAAGEDPSTARRRAAADFGSVDARTEEVRERRWGTWVELWWHDFVQAVRSLRRDHRFSVVVIVTLALGIGASTSVYSVVDRVLLNPVPGPHADSIMQVGEWSYYSENPAPQPSGITPPILQALLDNSDAFPAFTWCDRSTQMSDREDGFVTTVFGSRVPPGFFRFFGVQPVLGRTFTDDEALNYDAREPPRDSAIVLSHAWWKSRFQGDPTIIGQTVRIGDRLLTVTGVMPNYFQFPSRSTQYWLPAQPVRPRPNHMRAANTIALLKLPPDGRLARLEVLLDTIAAQLQQDETLASTYRSVWQKNTDGLQLWVRPLHEALQGRVYSREFPRLRETLNGLSLAIALVLLIVCANTAHLTLARTERRRRELAVRAALGARRGRLIRQLLLESTVLAVVSGVAALVLTHWGLHLLASLNQLPQLRPIELDGRALAIAFAVTALTVLCFGLWPAWRGSHTPINAHLKNSGNTATLSIGARRQGRLLASLEVALALILLSGAGLMIRSVIEQLRAPPGFASDHLLSAVVSFLPTGGFSPDADTRTHIRVSTAMDRLAALPGVEAVGSYKLTGLQLPAENETGDVLGFTGRSYISLNQRDFFQVAQAPLLGGRFLTSADQGDENSAVVINETMARDFWPNQDAMGRTFRYTNGGARTFQVVGVVGDARLLGVDEPVTPQFFRPLNEAPSWGMPNRFLLRTSQDPALLATAVRAALREVDADMQLPHIETMTSALYDSTQARRTYRNYLCVFAVAAVVLAALGIHSVLAYSVARRTREIGIRIALGADQRQVVAMIVGEGGRVVMAGIALGLVGALALGHLIRAQLYGVAPSDAWVLAMTPILLATIALIACWLPARHAARIDPLAALRTE; the protein is encoded by the coding sequence ATGAGCAAACTCTCCGGCCTTCGCACCCGCCTCCGGCGCGCGTTCCAGCGCGGCGCCATGGACCAACAAATGCTCGATGAAATGAAACACCACCTCGACGAAGAAACCGCCCGCCGCATCGCCGCCGGTGAAGACCCCTCCACCGCCCGCCGCCGCGCCGCCGCCGACTTCGGCTCCGTCGACGCCCGCACCGAAGAGGTCCGCGAGCGGCGTTGGGGAACGTGGGTCGAGTTGTGGTGGCATGACTTCGTTCAAGCCGTCCGTTCACTGCGTCGTGACCACCGGTTTTCTGTTGTGGTTATCGTCACCTTGGCACTGGGAATCGGCGCGTCGACCTCCGTCTACAGCGTGGTCGACCGCGTGCTGCTTAATCCCGTGCCAGGACCGCATGCCGACAGTATCATGCAGGTCGGCGAGTGGTCATACTATTCCGAAAATCCCGCCCCACAGCCTTCAGGTATCACGCCTCCGATATTGCAGGCATTGCTAGACAATTCGGATGCCTTTCCCGCCTTCACTTGGTGTGATCGTTCGACTCAGATGTCAGACCGTGAAGACGGCTTCGTAACCACGGTTTTCGGGTCACGCGTGCCCCCGGGGTTCTTCCGTTTCTTCGGCGTCCAACCCGTTCTTGGTCGCACTTTCACCGACGACGAGGCCCTCAACTACGACGCCCGTGAACCACCGCGCGACAGCGCTATCGTGCTCAGTCACGCATGGTGGAAATCGCGCTTTCAGGGCGATCCGACGATCATCGGTCAAACGGTTCGGATCGGCGATCGGCTGCTGACCGTCACCGGAGTCATGCCGAACTATTTTCAATTTCCATCTCGCTCCACCCAATATTGGCTTCCCGCCCAACCTGTTCGGCCTCGCCCCAATCATATGCGAGCTGCCAACACCATCGCGCTACTCAAGTTGCCGCCTGACGGTAGGCTCGCCCGCCTCGAGGTGTTACTCGACACGATCGCCGCCCAACTGCAACAGGACGAGACGCTGGCTTCGACCTACCGGAGCGTTTGGCAGAAGAACACCGATGGCTTGCAACTTTGGGTGCGACCGTTGCATGAAGCGCTGCAAGGACGCGTCTACAGCAGGGAATTCCCCCGTCTGCGCGAAACATTGAACGGCCTGTCGCTGGCAATCGCACTGGTGCTGTTGATCGTCTGCGCCAACACCGCCCATCTCACTCTCGCTCGCACGGAGCGCCGCCGCCGCGAACTGGCGGTGCGTGCCGCGCTCGGAGCTCGCCGAGGCCGCCTTATCCGCCAATTACTGCTGGAGAGCACTGTGCTCGCAGTGGTCAGCGGCGTCGCCGCGCTGGTCCTCACCCACTGGGGCCTTCACCTCTTGGCCAGTCTCAATCAACTCCCCCAGTTGCGTCCCATCGAGCTGGATGGACGCGCCTTGGCCATCGCGTTTGCCGTGACGGCTTTGACGGTCCTGTGTTTCGGTTTGTGGCCCGCTTGGCGCGGCAGTCACACACCGATCAACGCACACCTCAAGAACAGCGGCAACACCGCTACCTTGAGCATCGGTGCCCGCCGTCAGGGACGTTTGCTGGCCAGCCTGGAAGTCGCGCTCGCTTTAATCCTGCTGAGTGGAGCAGGTCTGATGATTCGCAGTGTAATCGAGCAACTGCGAGCGCCTCCAGGTTTCGCTTCCGATCACCTATTGTCGGCCGTCGTTTCCTTTTTGCCTACAGGCGGGTTTTCGCCAGACGCCGATACCCGCACCCACATCCGGGTGAGCACCGCCATGGATCGCCTTGCCGCGCTTCCCGGAGTCGAAGCAGTGGGCAGCTACAAACTCACCGGGTTGCAACTCCCCGCCGAAAACGAGACCGGCGACGTGCTCGGATTTACGGGCCGCAGCTACATCAGCTTGAATCAACGTGATTTTTTCCAAGTCGCGCAGGCTCCATTGCTCGGAGGGCGTTTCCTCACCTCGGCGGATCAGGGTGATGAAAACTCCGCCGTGGTGATCAACGAAACCATGGCCCGTGACTTTTGGCCCAACCAAGATGCCATGGGTCGAACCTTCCGCTACACCAACGGCGGCGCGCGCACCTTTCAGGTTGTCGGGGTGGTCGGAGACGCCCGACTGCTCGGAGTCGATGAGCCGGTCACCCCCCAATTCTTTCGCCCGCTGAATGAGGCGCCCTCGTGGGGTATGCCCAACCGATTCCTGCTCCGCACATCGCAAGACCCCGCGTTGTTGGCGACCGCCGTTCGCGCCGCGCTGCGTGAGGTCGACGCCGACATGCAGTTGCCGCACATTGAGACCATGACCTCTGCCCTCTATGACTCCACTCAGGCCCGACGCACATACCGCAACTACCTCTGTGTTTTCGCCGTTGCGGCGGTCGTGTTGGCGGCGCTCGGCATTCATAGCGTGCTCGCCTATTCCGTCGCGCGACGCACCCGCGAGATCGGTATCCGCATCGCGTTGGGCGCTGATCAGCGGCAGGTGGTCGCCATGATTGTCGGCGAAGGCGGACGTGTCGTAATGGCTGGCATTGCTCTCGGGCTTGTCGGGGCGCTTGCACTCGGCCACCTCATTCGCGCTCAACTCTACGGCGTAGCACCGTCGGACGCGTGGGTTCTCGC